The Chryseobacterium shigense genome segment AAGAGAAAAAGATTTTGAAGGAGGAGGATACGAAAACGGTGGGGTAAGAAATTTTGAGTATTTTTAGAACCCAAACCGATTTATTATGAAATACATCTGCAAATGCTGCGGAAAGGAAATGGAAGACTGGCCCGCAATAGCATATAATGCCCCTTCAATTTATCATCAATTAACAGATGAAGAATTAGAAAGCGCTGAGCTCTCTTCGGACTTATGCATTATAAAATATCCTGATGAAACCAATTATTTTATCCGGGCTGTGCTGGTACAGGAAGTTACTGATAACTGTCAGGATCTTGAATATGGAGTTTGGGTTTCTTTAAGTGAAAAAAGCTTTAACGATTATGCTGAAAATTATGACAATAAAGAGTATGAAACAGGATATTTCGGTTGGCTATCCAATTATTTCCCGGATTATGATTTTGAAGAAAGTATTCCTGCCAATGTAATTGTTAATAACAAGACAGGAAGGCCTTTTATCTATCCTCATGACAGTTTTGAGCATCCTTTTGTTCATGATTTCTACAATGGAATTTCACTGGAAGATGCAGAGGAAAGGATCAACAGGGTTTTAAATCAGAATTAAACAACAGTGGGCGGATACATAGCACTTTACAAAACCGATAACCGTAAAATCCAGGAAAAGCTGTACCCAAAGCTTTCTGACATTACCCTTCCTGAAATATACAACAGTGATCTCGATAAAAGTTTCGGGACTTTTCAGAGCTTCCTGATGGCCAACAGAAATAATCTCGATTATCGCAACGCCAATTACGAAACTATTTTAAAAAAGCTTCAAAACGGGTATTTTACGTTAGAACACGATGAATTTTCTGCCATTTTAGATTGGTTTGCCTGGTATTATCAGGATGAGCATCAGGGTGATGAAAATATTTTTGCGGAATATGGTATGATTAACATCGGAAACCTTAATACCCGATATGAAATTCCTGTATTTTTTTCACTTACTGATAACGGGATCACAGATTTTTATTTACCGCTTCAAAATCCGGCAGAGTTCGTATGGTATAATGACGACTCTTATTTAAGCAGTCAGAAATTACTGCTGATGATTAACTATCTTGCTGCTTTATGCTTTAGTATTGCCGTATACAAAGAAGATCCCTGCCAATACGAAATTGAAAAAGATTTTGGACTTTCTGATTTCGAAAAAAAAGATCCGGGCCTGCAGATCAGTGTTCATACCCATTTAGGATCTTACCTTCAGGGCAGTGAGGACGATCTGAGTGCCATGGAACATCTTTTCGAATACGGTTATACCTACATTCCCGGTATCATATCAGATATTAAAAACAACCTCGGCAACTACCAGGGTACGATTTACAAAGATCATTGTTATTAGTTTACAGAGTATCCAAAAACTCCAGATACATCGGCACACTTTTCCCCACCCATTCTTCTGAAGGATCATTTTCAATTCCGTAATAGACGAAAGGTTCTTTATAATCTGCCCTGATATAATCAAAAGTCAGTTCATAAGGCCGGAAAAGCTCATTCATGGTATATTTATATTTTCCGGATGCGCTGTAACCTTCTTCGTCAATACCTGCCGTAACAGCCAGCGTCATCTTCTTTCCTCCCAGTTTATAGCCGCTTTTGCTTCCGTAAGCCCAACCGTAAAGAAGCACCTCATCAAACCATTTTTTCAAAAGAGGCGGACTGCTGAACCAGTAAAACGGAAACTGGAAAACAATTTTATCATAACTTTCCAAAAGCTGCTGCTCTTTCTCTACATCTATTTTCCCGTCCGGATATGCTTGGTACAATGCATGGACGGTATACTTTTCAGGATATTTTTTCAGCTCTTCCATCCATCTTTTATTGATTACCGATTTTTCGATATCGGGGTGAATAACTATGATTAATGTTTTCATTTTTTTAAATTTCTTCAGCAAAAATAATATACGTAACTTACATTTCCGACAGTAGTATCCTATTGTATGGTACTATAAAAAATGTAAGTAATGACTAAAATAAAGGAAACATCAACCAATTTTGCCAATAAAAAAGCTCTTGCCGACGAATGTCCGGAAATTTATGCATCCAATACAATTGGCGGACAATGGGCGCTTGCGATCTGCTGTTACCTGATCAATGGTAAACTGAGATTTGGTGAACTGAAAAAACGCCTGAACAATATCACAGAAAGAATGCTCACCTTACAGCTCCGCAGGCTGGAAGCAGACAGAATTATCACCAGAACGGTTTACGCTGAAGTTCCGCCACGCGTGGAATACGAACTTACTGAAATCGGTTATAAACTGAAGCCCATTATTTTAGAATTTGAAAAATGGGGCAAAGAGCATAAGGAAATTATGAAAAATGCAGATTCTGTTTCTAATATGAAAAATGCAGATTCTGTTTCTAAGCTATAGGAACTGTAAATCTAAATTTTGGCTAAAGCCGGACTGCATTTGTTTTTATTGAACGGACTAAAGTCCATTCCTATTGATGCAAACAAATCTCTCAGTAATGGAAGCCTATATTTTATTCGGGATTAAAATTCTCATCTATGACCGCGTAAAGAAAATATTTTTTTTCATTTATTTTAGTATATAGGGTTAATAATCTGTAATTTTAGTGGGCTATAATTACCAAAAAACAACCTATGAAAAATTCAATGCTTTTAATTGCCATATCTGCTGCTGTTCTTTCCGGAATCTCCGTGAAAGGGCAGAAAATTTCAGACGGCCAGACTGTAGAAGTCAACGGAATGAGTGTCACTTTCAATATTTTAAACAAAGAAAGTGTTGAAGCAGGCGGAAAACCATATGACCGCTATAAAGTTTCGGCATCTGTAAAAAATACGTCAGATAAAGCCTACAACATCCGTCTTTCCTCTTATCCGCAGATCGTGAGCAATACGGGGCTTGTGGAGCTGGACTGTATCAATGCGACCGGAGCAAAACTGACTTCTAAGAAGATTGAGCTTAAAATGAAGCCCCAAATGATCAATGTAACCTACTCTGCTTACGATAAATCCGGAAAATTTGCAACCAGTACAATTCCTGTGACCGGAAGTTATTATTTTGATCCGGGAGATACCATCAGCGATAATGCCATTTTTATTGTTCCCCAGGGTGAAAAGCCGGATGTTTCAGTAAGAAATCTGAGATAATATGAAATACTCTTTAATCCTGCTTTCTGTAATTTTCCTGTCAGGATGCAGTAAAACCGAAAATAAATCCGTTCAGAAAAACGAACTTCCTCCACAGAATATTGCTTTGGTAATAGACAGATCAATATCTATGTACTCCATAGATTTTAAACCAAACAGGTCAGGAGCCGTTCTGAATGTTCTAAAAAAAGTAATTTCTTCCAAAAAAGATAATCAGGCTTTTTCCATCGTGGTTTTTGCAGGTAACTCCTACCTGATCTGTCCATTGACAAAAAATAAGCAGGAATTACTCACAGCTCTTGATAAAACGGCCAAACAGATAACGCATATAGGACCACTGAAATTCGGCACCAGTTTTTCACATGCATTACTGAACGCATTATACTCCTTAAAAGGTCATAAGGGACAAAATTCAATTCTTTTCTTTTCAGACGGAAATACTACTATAGATTCCTATCCTATCAATATACCTATAGATGAGGCCGTCACCAATAATATTCCTATTAACTCCATTGTAATTACTCCGAAAGACTTCGCAATTTCACCCACAACAATGGATTTAAACTATAAAATGGGATTCGAAAAAGTAAAGGCAATACCTGTTGATACCGTTAAAGCCAAACAAATACCTGCTAAAACAGGTGGGATTTTTAAAATTTTTTATACTCAGAAAGATTTTGATCAATTTGATTTAAAAAATATCATCGATCATACAAATTATCAATTGCCGGCAAAGAAAAATCCCTCCCAAACAGATCCTAAAAAGTTAATAATGATCTATTCAGAAATTGAAAAGAAGAATGACAGTATTGCAAAACTTTATCAATAACAAATTACAGGAATAGTATATTTCGCTACATTATAAGTCTAAAAAATCAGATTCCTGAAACAGTAACCTACTCTATCCAAAGTGGTTTCTGCTCCAGCACATGTTGATAAACAGGACAATTTTCAGCATGAGCTCCCTTCAGATATCCGGTACTCATTAAAAATTCATTGACAATTTCGCCGCCTGTGAATTTAAAGGTCTTTTTGAAAAGCTTCATCCATTCCTGAAGGGTTTTCGGATGATGATGCTCCAGCCATTTTTCAAATGAGCCGAATTCTTTCTGAAGTTCTGTAATGGTTTTAGCGTTTTCAATGGCAGCATTTACTTTCAGGCGGTTCCGGATGATTCCGGGGTCATTCAGTAATCTTTCACGGTCTTCTTCCGTATAAGCTGCAATGGCCTGAATATCAAAATTGCTGTATGCTTTCCTGAAACTTTCTTCCTTTTTTAATACCGTTTCCCAGCTCAGTCCCGCCTGGTTGATTTCCAGGATCAGCCTTCCGAAAAGTTCATTATCATCATGAATCGGAAATCCGTAATGGTTGTCGTGATAGTTTTTATGAAGCTCCTTTTTGTTTTCCGGCTTCATCCCTTCTATTGCTGAACAATAACTCATTTAAATAAATTCTCTGTTTTGGTTAAAAATTGTTCCAATGCTTCTTTAATATCAATACCGGTACGGTCTGCCAATACAATCAGCCACCAGATATTCTCCCCAAGCTTATACTGCAGTTCTGCTTCAGAATCTTTTTTCAGCCATCTCTTTTGGTGCGACATGATATCCCTTCCCACTAATCCTGCATCCGTAAGATATGCAAGTGTATCCTCCTCCAGCGACCATTCCGTGCCGTGATGCTGTTTTTCCAGCTGATGATATTCTTCTCTGATCGCCAGAGAGCGTTTTATGATTTCGTCAAAATTATTTTGATCCATTATTTGTTTTTGAGATTAATGATCCTGAACAATTCAGATGATAAAGATAAGGCAGGATTATGACAACTGTTTGTCAGTGGCATTTTTATTTATGGAATACTTTTTCATTTCAGAAGGATGTATTGAGTTTTTTAACCACTGATTTGCACAGATCATTATGTATAATTCTAATAATTTCAATAATATATAACATAATTATCTGTGAAATTTCTGGTGAATGAAAAAAACAGAAAATATTGAGGTTTTGTTTTTAATGATAAAATATATCATAAATTTCTACATCCCCATCTTTTGTAATATAAAATTTTAAAGAAACACCATAAATTAGAGCTCTCAAAAAAACAATGCATGAAACGTCTTTTGTCCTTTATTTTTATTCTGCTCTTTATTTCCTTTAATGCCCAGACTATTTACTCTAAAGCTTATGGCAGTCCTAAAGGTGTACCTGTTATTTTCATCCATGGCGGACCGAGCGGAAATGCGACATTATTTGAAGGAACTACCGCTCAAAAGCTTGCAGATAAAGGATTTTATGTGATTGTATACGACAGACGCGGAGAAGGCAGATCCAGAGACGATAATGCTTCTATGACTTTTAAAGAAAGTTTTGAAGACCTCAACAGCATTTATAAAACATATGACCTCAGAAAGGCTAATATCATTGCCCACAGTTTCGGAGGGATCATTGGCACTTTATTTACACAGAGCTTTCCGGAAAAGGTAAGCTCATTAACTCTGGCCGGGGCTTTATTTTCCCAGCAGGAAACCTACGATCATATTCTGAAAGAGGCTAAAGAGAAATTCAAAAATGATCCATCGAAGCTAAAAGAAATCTCAGAGATTGAAAGTTTAAGTAAAAACTCAGCAGATTACAGAAAAAGATGCTACAATATTGCCGGCGACATGAAATTCTTTACGATGCCTTTCCCAACCCCTGAAAGCCAGAAGCTAAGATCTGAATATGAAGCCGGTGAATTCTACGCTGCCAATTTCAGAAACCCGGAATCACCATTAAAATTCTACAAAAATGAAAGCCGCAACAATATTGATAATACTTCTGTTTTAAAA includes the following:
- a CDS encoding MazG-like protein, translated to MDQNNFDEIIKRSLAIREEYHQLEKQHHGTEWSLEEDTLAYLTDAGLVGRDIMSHQKRWLKKDSEAELQYKLGENIWWLIVLADRTGIDIKEALEQFLTKTENLFK
- a CDS encoding vWA domain-containing protein; this encodes MKYSLILLSVIFLSGCSKTENKSVQKNELPPQNIALVIDRSISMYSIDFKPNRSGAVLNVLKKVISSKKDNQAFSIVVFAGNSYLICPLTKNKQELLTALDKTAKQITHIGPLKFGTSFSHALLNALYSLKGHKGQNSILFFSDGNTTIDSYPINIPIDEAVTNNIPINSIVITPKDFAISPTTMDLNYKMGFEKVKAIPVDTVKAKQIPAKTGGIFKIFYTQKDFDQFDLKNIIDHTNYQLPAKKNPSQTDPKKLIMIYSEIEKKNDSIAKLYQ
- a CDS encoding alpha/beta fold hydrolase — its product is MKRLLSFIFILLFISFNAQTIYSKAYGSPKGVPVIFIHGGPSGNATLFEGTTAQKLADKGFYVIVYDRRGEGRSRDDNASMTFKESFEDLNSIYKTYDLRKANIIAHSFGGIIGTLFTQSFPEKVSSLTLAGALFSQQETYDHILKEAKEKFKNDPSKLKEISEIESLSKNSADYRKRCYNIAGDMKFFTMPFPTPESQKLRSEYEAGEFYAANFRNPESPLKFYKNESRNNIDNTSVLKEIRKRGIPIFAVYGKDDGIFSKKQLNDMKNIAGKKHFRLIDNCSHYLFVDQQQEFLDFISSQMK
- a CDS encoding NAD(P)H-dependent oxidoreductase; this translates as MKTLIIVIHPDIEKSVINKRWMEELKKYPEKYTVHALYQAYPDGKIDVEKEQQLLESYDKIVFQFPFYWFSSPPLLKKWFDEVLLYGWAYGSKSGYKLGGKKMTLAVTAGIDEEGYSASGKYKYTMNELFRPYELTFDYIRADYKEPFVYYGIENDPSEEWVGKSVPMYLEFLDTL
- a CDS encoding winged helix-turn-helix transcriptional regulator, with the protein product MTKIKETSTNFANKKALADECPEIYASNTIGGQWALAICCYLINGKLRFGELKKRLNNITERMLTLQLRRLEADRIITRTVYAEVPPRVEYELTEIGYKLKPIILEFEKWGKEHKEIMKNADSVSNMKNADSVSKL
- a CDS encoding DUF2199 domain-containing protein; amino-acid sequence: MKYICKCCGKEMEDWPAIAYNAPSIYHQLTDEELESAELSSDLCIIKYPDETNYFIRAVLVQEVTDNCQDLEYGVWVSLSEKSFNDYAENYDNKEYETGYFGWLSNYFPDYDFEESIPANVIVNNKTGRPFIYPHDSFEHPFVHDFYNGISLEDAEERINRVLNQN
- a CDS encoding DNA-3-methyladenine glycosylase I, translating into MSYCSAIEGMKPENKKELHKNYHDNHYGFPIHDDNELFGRLILEINQAGLSWETVLKKEESFRKAYSNFDIQAIAAYTEEDRERLLNDPGIIRNRLKVNAAIENAKTITELQKEFGSFEKWLEHHHPKTLQEWMKLFKKTFKFTGGEIVNEFLMSTGYLKGAHAENCPVYQHVLEQKPLWIE